The following DNA comes from Miscanthus floridulus cultivar M001 chromosome 5, ASM1932011v1, whole genome shotgun sequence.
CGACTCCGACGCCGACGGTGGCGCCGCTGGCTCCTCGGCCTCCGACCGGCGCTAGCGCAAGCTAAAGCTCATAGTCAAGCTCTCCCAACTGCCCCCGGACCAGCACTACCGCCGGGCCCCACCTCCACCGCCGTACTCTGACGGCTCCGACGGGGCGGAGGACCTGGCCGGGGATGGAAGCGGCGACGAGGAGCAGGTCAAGCCGCCCAAGAAGCGCCGGATCGAGCCGCGCACCGACAGATCTCGCCATCGCGAGGTGGTCCGCTCGTGCTTCTTGCCGGTGATCCTCCTCGGAGCAAGAGTCGCGTCCGACGAGCTTCTCCTCCTGTCGTCGATTTGGGTCGAGGAGAGACATACGCATTTTTGAGTTTCCTCTCACCTCCGACGTAAATTAGGTCTTCATTTGCCTACTCTGTTGGAGGCCGTTTCTTTCATGTAAACTAGACATTTTAGATATAGGTCGCGTGACGCGTTGCCTTCGGAGACAGTCTTGCAAGTTAATCCAAGGGCCAGTTTGGTTGCCAGAAAAtttggcaaaacgctactgtagcgttttcgttgttatttgacaattagtgtccaatcatagtctaattaggtttaaaagattcgtctcgtggatttcgtctaaactgtgtaattagttttattttttatttatatttaatgcttcatgcatgcgtccaaagattcgatgtgacgaaaaatcttgaaaaatttggcgttttggaggggaactaaggccctgtttagttccacccaaaacgccaaatttttcaagattccccgtcacatcgaatctttggacgcacgcatgaagcattaaatataaataaaaaataaaactaattacacagtttagacgaaatccacgagacgaatcttttaagcctaattagactatgattgaacattgtttatcaaataacaacgaaaatactacagtagcatttcgtcaaaaatttcgcgaactaaaccggCCCTAAACAGGGCccaagccaaacgaacaggcatgTCCACGGACCACGGTGCATGCCCGCCCCTCTGTAGCGCAAGGTGGCGAGTGACCGCGGCTATAAACTCCCCCGTCCCGTCGGGCACGCACAAATCATGTGTCACTCACCGACCGGACTTCCGTAAACGCCACCAAACCTCTGATCCTTCTCGGGGCCAAAGACACCAGCGCTTCCCCACTTTCCGAGCGCCTCCCGTCCTGTCCTCCTAGCTCGCATTCCGAGTTCCAGCCAGCCAACGAACTGAACCAACCACCGCTCCTTCTGCTTGCTTCCTTCCCCTCGTCTCACCGAGCCTCCGAGAGCAGAAGCTgcgagagagaaaaaaaataatcCGACGGAAACGACaagggcgcggcgagggcggggACGGGGAGGCCCTGGGCGCGGGGGCGCCAAGCGCATGGCGTCGTCGAGGGTGATGCCGTCGTCCTCGCCGTCGCACTCGGCCTCGGAACTCGCGCGCCTAGCGCAGGCCGCCAGcaggcccggcggcggcggcggcgggggcagcgGGCTGGGCTCCATGAACGTGGAGGAGCTGCTGCGCGGCATCTACGGCGACATGCCCACCCCGGCGCCGCCCGCGTCGGAGCCCGAACGCCCGATGTCGCCGGCCCCGGCGCCGGAGATCGCTACGCGGAAGACGGCGGAGGAGGTGTGGAAGGATATCACTGGCGGAGGTGGCAGCGGGGAAGCCGTGGCTCCCGTGGCAGCTCAGGCTGTCGTCCCCGCTGGTGGCGCcggaggcgccggcgccggcacaGGCGGCCCGGAGATGACGCTGGAGGACTTCCTGGCCAGGGAGGGCGCGGTGAAGGAGCATGAGGTTAGGATTTCGGGCCCCTCTGCGCCGGTCATGGGGTTCCTGGCCGGAACTGAGGGCGTGGGTGTggccggcggcggaggcgggaGGGGAAGGAAGCGGCAGCTCATGGATCCAGTGGATCGCGCTGCGATGCAGCGACAGAAACGAATGATCAAAAACCGCGAGTCTGCTGCCCGGTCACGGGAGAGGAAGCAGGTGGGTGCACCTTGCACAGATGTTGCAGTTTAACGTGATTAAGCTTCGAATTCTGCGAATGTAAG
Coding sequences within:
- the LOC136450825 gene encoding bZIP transcription factor 12-like codes for the protein MASSRVMPSSSPSHSASELARLAQAASRPGGGGGGGSGLGSMNVEELLRGIYGDMPTPAPPASEPERPMSPAPAPEIATRKTAEEVWKDITGGGGSGEAVAPVAAQAVVPAGGAGGAGAGTGGPEMTLEDFLAREGAVKEHEVRISGPSAPVMGFLAGTEGVGVAGGGGGRGRKRQLMDPVDRAAMQRQKRMIKNRESAARSRERKQAYIAELESLVTQLEEENAELLREQEERHQKRLKELLERVTPVILRKKPSRDLRRTNSMQW